The Streptomyces vinaceus genome contains the following window.
GTCGCCGACCGTGAACTCCACCGCTGTGCCCCCACCTTCTCGCGCCTTCGACCCTCCGTCGGGTCAAGCCTGCGCCGGGGCGGCGCCACGACGCATGAGTGCGCGTACTCATGCCCGTACTCAGGCCCCGTACGCGCCCCCCGGGCCCGCCCCCCGACGTGACGAGTGCAACACCACGGATCCGGCGCCGTCCGGATCCACGTATTCCGCAGGCCGCATCGCGTCGGTGGCCGCCGTTTCGAAGGGCGGACCGGGCCGCCACCGTCCCATCATGCGAAACGGGACATATCCCTCCCCCACTCCCGTCCGGAATACCTCGGCGGACCGGCCGCGCGGCCCGTAAGCTCCCGTCATGCAGGTGATCCAGTCAACGAAACTCGCCAACGTCTGCTACGAGATCCGCGGGCCCGTGCTCGAAGAGGCCATGCGGCTCGAAGCAGCAGGTCATCGCATCCTCAAGCTGAACACCGGCAACCCCGCGGCCTTCGGCTTCGAGTGCCCTCCGGAGATCCTTGAGGACATGCTCCGCAACCTGGGCAACGCCCACGGGTACGGGGACGCGAAGGGGCTGCTCTCCGCGCGCCGCGCGGTCATGCAGCACTACCAGACCAAGGGCATCGAGCTGGACGTCGAGGACATCTACCTCGGCAACGGCGTCTCCGAGCTGATCCAGATGTCGATGCAGGCGCTGCTCGACGACGGCGACGAGGTGCTGGTCCCGGCCCCGGACTACCCGCTGTGGACCGCTTCCGTCAGCCTGGCCGGCGGCACCGCCGTGCACTACCGCTGCGACGAGCAGTCCGACTGGATGCCGGACCTCGCCGACATCGAGCGCAAGGTCACCGACCGCACGCGCGCGATCGTGATCATCAACCCGAACAACCCGACCGGCGCCGTCTACGACGACGAGATGCTGCGCGGGCTCACGGACATCGCCCGCCGCCACAACCTGGTCGTCTGCTCCGACGAGATCTACGACCGGATCCTCTACGACGGCGCCACGCACACGAACACCGCCGCCATCGCACCCGACCTGCTGACGCTCACCTTCAACGGGCTCTCCAAGAACTACCGCGTCGCCGGCTACCGGGCCGGCTGGATGGCGGTCTGCGGGCCCAAGAAGCACGCCTCGTCGTACATCGAGGGCCTGACGATCCTGGCCAACATGCGGCTGTGCGCGAACATGCCCTCGCAGCACGCCGTCGCGACCGCCCTCGGCGGCCGGCAGTCGATCGAGGACCTGGTCCTGCCGGGCGGGCGGCTGCTGGAGCAGCGCGACACCGCGTACGACCTGCTGACGCAGATCCCCGGCATCACCTGCGTGAAGCCCAAGGGGGCGCTGTACCTGTTCCCGAAGCTGGACCCGGCCGTCCACAAGATCAAGGACGACCGGCAGATGGTCCTCGACCTGCTGCGGGCCGAGAAGATCATGGTCGTGCACGGTACGGGCTTCAACTGGTCCGAGCCCGACCACTTCCGCATCGTGACGCTGCCGAACGCCAAGGAC
Protein-coding sequences here:
- a CDS encoding pyridoxal phosphate-dependent aminotransferase — its product is MQVIQSTKLANVCYEIRGPVLEEAMRLEAAGHRILKLNTGNPAAFGFECPPEILEDMLRNLGNAHGYGDAKGLLSARRAVMQHYQTKGIELDVEDIYLGNGVSELIQMSMQALLDDGDEVLVPAPDYPLWTASVSLAGGTAVHYRCDEQSDWMPDLADIERKVTDRTRAIVIINPNNPTGAVYDDEMLRGLTDIARRHNLVVCSDEIYDRILYDGATHTNTAAIAPDLLTLTFNGLSKNYRVAGYRAGWMAVCGPKKHASSYIEGLTILANMRLCANMPSQHAVATALGGRQSIEDLVLPGGRLLEQRDTAYDLLTQIPGITCVKPKGALYLFPKLDPAVHKIKDDRQMVLDLLRAEKIMVVHGTGFNWSEPDHFRIVTLPNAKDLADAVTRIGNFLDGYGQP